The DNA segment GAAGGAGGATTGCTCTTTTATTCACCATTTATAATGCCCCCTTCAAGGTTTCCTTGATCTTTGGCCCAATAACCTTTAAATTTTCCAGTATATCTGGTCGAAGGTTCATTATGTACTCGAATATGACCACAGTTAAAAGACCCTCTGCTATTGCAAGTGGTACCTGGGTGTATGCGTAGATCACTATGAACTTCACGAATGCTGAGCCGAAGGTTGGTATTGGGAAAGCCAGTGAGAGTTGTACCGCTGTTGTAACGTAGGTGAGCCAGTCACCTGCAACTGCTGCAAAGAATATTCCCAGTGATGGGGACCATCCTGCTTTCTGACAGCCCTTGTAGATTATCCATGCTGCAACTGGTCCCACAATACCCATTGAAAATACGTTGGCACCTAAAGTTGTTATTCCCCCATGGGCAAGAAGCAGTGCCTGAAAAACCAGTACAATTGCTGCTAAAACACTTGCAACTGCAGGTCCAAATAGTACTGCACCTAAAGCGTTACCACAAGGATGAGAGCAGCTTCCTGTTACAGAGGGCATCTTTAACGACGATAAAATGAACATAAATGCGCCTGAAACTGCGAGCAATGGTTTTGACTCCGGATGTTCTTCTGTTATCTTTTTTATCTGGATCACACCGTAGGCAATGACTGGTAATGCCAGTGCATACCAGAACACGCACCAGTACCACGGTAAGAATCCTTCCATTATGTGCATCTTTTCTATCTCCTTTGATTTTTTTGAATCTGTTTCTTCAAGCTTTTAAACTTTACTTTAATTTTCTAAAAATTTACTTTAATTT comes from the Methanobacterium aggregans genome and includes:
- the cbiM gene encoding cobalt ECF transporter S component CbiM yields the protein MHIMEGFLPWYWCVFWYALALPVIAYGVIQIKKITEEHPESKPLLAVSGAFMFILSSLKMPSVTGSCSHPCGNALGAVLFGPAVASVLAAIVLVFQALLLAHGGITTLGANVFSMGIVGPVAAWIIYKGCQKAGWSPSLGIFFAAVAGDWLTYVTTAVQLSLAFPIPTFGSAFVKFIVIYAYTQVPLAIAEGLLTVVIFEYIMNLRPDILENLKVIGPKIKETLKGAL